In Polaromonas sp. JS666, one genomic interval encodes:
- a CDS encoding Spy/CpxP family protein refolding chaperone, producing MKSVLRPFPSSLKASVHSLIVAGLLATAGASVMAQGAPMAPPAGPAAAGQPPAPRGEHMGRHDPAKMQAWIAKRQAELKAQLKLTPAQEGAWTAYTAAMHPPVHGARPTPEQRAEFDKLTTPERIDKMRALRSQRMSEMAAAMDKRDAATKTFYAALMPEQQKTFDVEHKKRGHHGGRGHHEGGPRKG from the coding sequence ATGAAATCCGTTCTTCGTCCGTTTCCCTCGTCCCTCAAGGCCTCCGTGCACAGCCTCATCGTCGCCGGCCTGCTGGCAACCGCCGGCGCCAGCGTGATGGCCCAGGGCGCGCCCATGGCGCCGCCTGCCGGTCCCGCAGCCGCGGGCCAGCCGCCTGCGCCCCGCGGCGAGCACATGGGCCGCCACGACCCCGCCAAAATGCAGGCCTGGATCGCCAAACGCCAGGCCGAACTGAAGGCCCAGCTCAAGCTCACGCCGGCCCAGGAAGGTGCGTGGACCGCGTACACCGCAGCCATGCACCCCCCCGTCCATGGGGCACGCCCGACACCGGAGCAGCGCGCCGAGTTTGACAAGCTGACCACGCCCGAGCGCATCGACAAGATGCGCGCCCTGCGCAGCCAGCGCATGAGCGAGATGGCCGCCGCGATGGACAAGCGCGACGCGGCCACCAAGACCTTCTATGCCGCGTTGATGCCCGAGCAGCAAAAAACCTTTGATGTCGAGCACAAGAAACGCGGTCATCACGGCGGCCGCGGCCACCATGAAGGCGGCCCGCGCAAAGGCTAA
- a CDS encoding four-carbon acid sugar kinase family protein, protein MQASHKDSTLKIAYYGDDFTGATDTLATAARAGLRTLLFLGLPTATQLERAGPLDCLGIAGAARAMTPAEMQLELEPVGRLFAALGAPVMHYKTCSTFDSAPHIGSIGAALRILRPHAGNALVPIVGGQPNLHRYCVFGNLFAGTGNGGAIHRLDRHPTMRQHPVTPMHEADLRLHLAQQGLENLSAIAYPDYAQLDEALDRQLDALLAQGPDAVLFDIAHPDNLAAVGRLIWQHARRQRLLAAGPSSVVQALAAHWQSGAGPARTAIAPAQGPVLVLAGSLSPLTARQVKAATSYEHIALDAPRLAGDENYRMQMARQIATRLDQGAHVLACTSGADGATVSTSSSTSSSPTDGRALAQACGDLLAHVLATRPIRRLGIAGGDTSSHAVQALQAWGLSYRAPLAPGVALCRLHSEQASLDGLEIMLKGGQMGGETLFEELLAGTPLPV, encoded by the coding sequence ATGCAGGCGAGCCATAAAGACAGCACGCTGAAGATCGCCTACTACGGCGATGACTTCACGGGCGCCACCGACACGCTCGCCACCGCCGCGCGCGCCGGCCTGCGCACGCTGCTGTTCCTGGGCCTGCCCACCGCCACGCAACTCGAACGCGCCGGCCCGCTCGACTGCCTGGGCATTGCCGGCGCCGCACGCGCCATGACCCCGGCCGAAATGCAGCTGGAGCTCGAGCCGGTGGGCCGCTTGTTCGCGGCGCTCGGGGCGCCCGTCATGCATTACAAAACCTGCTCCACCTTTGACAGCGCACCGCACATCGGCAGCATAGGCGCGGCCCTTCGCATCCTGCGGCCGCATGCCGGCAACGCGCTGGTGCCCATCGTCGGTGGCCAGCCCAACCTGCACCGCTACTGCGTGTTCGGCAACCTGTTTGCCGGCACGGGCAACGGCGGCGCGATCCACCGGCTGGACCGTCACCCGACGATGCGCCAGCACCCGGTGACGCCCATGCACGAGGCCGACCTGCGCCTGCACCTGGCGCAGCAGGGGCTTGAGAACTTGAGTGCCATCGCCTACCCCGACTATGCGCAGCTCGATGAAGCGCTGGATCGGCAGCTTGACGCCCTCCTCGCACAGGGACCGGATGCCGTGCTGTTTGACATCGCCCATCCGGACAACCTCGCCGCCGTGGGCCGCCTGATCTGGCAGCACGCCCGGCGCCAGCGCCTGCTCGCCGCCGGGCCCAGCAGCGTGGTGCAGGCCCTGGCCGCGCACTGGCAGAGCGGAGCCGGCCCCGCCCGGACGGCCATTGCGCCGGCGCAGGGCCCGGTGCTGGTGCTCGCCGGCAGCCTGTCGCCGCTGACGGCGCGCCAGGTCAAGGCCGCCACGTCTTACGAACACATTGCGCTCGATGCGCCCCGGCTGGCCGGCGACGAAAACTACCGGATGCAGATGGCCCGCCAGATCGCCACGCGGCTGGACCAGGGCGCCCACGTGCTGGCCTGCACCTCGGGCGCAGACGGTGCTACCGTGAGCACAAGCTCCAGTACCAGTAGCAGCCCCACCGACGGGCGCGCGCTGGCACAGGCCTGCGGCGACTTGCTGGCGCACGTGCTGGCCACCCGGCCGATCAGGCGCCTGGGCATTGCCGGGGGCGACACCTCCAGCCATGCCGTGCAGGCCCTCCAGGCCTGGGGGCTGTCTTACCGCGCCCCCCTGGCGCCCGGCGTGGCGCTGTGCCGGCTGCACAGCGAGCAAGCGTCCCTCGACGGGCTGGAGATCATGCTCAAGGGCGGGCAGATGGGTGGCGAGACACTGTTTGAAGAACTGCTGGCCGGCACGCCCTTGCCGGTTTAA
- the clsB gene encoding cardiolipin synthase ClsB, with protein MSPWISGNQFRLLENGEEYFPRVFACIAAAEREVVLETFILFDDKVGQALHAALLQAATRGVQIDITVDGYGSPDLSHEFISALTQAGVRVHVFDPGPRLWGWRTNLFRRMHRKIVVIDGQRAFVGGLNYSADHLADFGPAAKQDYAVEIEGPIVTFIHAFVHRALAAGQRNAQDSLAGRLRERLSSRAHSLARSWGLAPPSQAAAAPAGEAAAIFVTRDNREHTNDIERHYRIAIRVARQRIVIANAYFFPGYRLLKEMRKAARRGVDVRLILQGAPDMPFVKTAASMLYHHLLEAGVQIYEYCERPLHGKVAVADDEWATVGSSNLDPLSLSLNLEANVVIRDRAFNQVLSARLDHLMQHGCKQIGPGDLQESSGWRIVRSFFLFHLLRRYPAWAGWLPAHAPRLTPALAPADPTAHISTAQADAVHRADPTTP; from the coding sequence ATGAGCCCCTGGATCAGCGGCAACCAGTTCCGCCTGCTTGAAAACGGCGAGGAGTATTTCCCGCGCGTCTTTGCCTGCATTGCCGCCGCTGAACGCGAGGTCGTGCTGGAAACCTTCATCCTGTTTGACGACAAGGTCGGCCAGGCGCTGCATGCCGCCCTGCTGCAGGCGGCCACCCGCGGCGTGCAGATTGACATCACCGTTGACGGCTATGGCTCACCCGACCTGTCGCACGAATTCATTTCTGCACTGACCCAGGCCGGGGTGCGGGTTCATGTGTTTGACCCCGGCCCCAGGCTCTGGGGCTGGCGTACCAACCTGTTTCGCCGCATGCACCGCAAGATCGTCGTGATTGATGGCCAGCGCGCCTTTGTCGGTGGCCTCAATTACTCGGCCGATCACCTGGCCGATTTCGGCCCCGCCGCCAAACAGGACTATGCGGTCGAAATTGAGGGCCCCATCGTCACCTTCATCCACGCCTTTGTGCACCGGGCACTGGCGGCGGGCCAGCGCAATGCGCAGGACAGTCTGGCCGGCCGGCTGCGTGAGCGCCTGTCCAGCCGCGCCCATTCGCTGGCCCGAAGCTGGGGGCTCGCCCCGCCAAGCCAGGCCGCGGCCGCTCCCGCCGGTGAAGCGGCGGCCATCTTCGTGACGCGCGACAACCGCGAACACACCAACGACATCGAACGCCACTACCGCATCGCCATCCGCGTGGCCCGCCAGCGCATCGTGATCGCCAATGCCTACTTCTTCCCCGGCTACCGCCTGCTCAAGGAGATGCGCAAGGCGGCGCGGCGCGGTGTCGACGTGCGGCTCATCCTGCAGGGCGCGCCCGACATGCCCTTCGTCAAAACCGCCGCCAGCATGCTCTACCACCACCTGCTGGAGGCCGGCGTGCAGATTTACGAGTATTGCGAGCGGCCGCTGCACGGCAAGGTCGCCGTGGCCGACGACGAATGGGCCACCGTGGGCTCCAGCAACCTTGACCCGCTGAGCCTGTCGCTGAACCTGGAGGCCAACGTGGTCATCCGCGACCGCGCCTTCAACCAGGTGCTCAGCGCACGGCTGGACCACCTGATGCAACACGGCTGCAAGCAGATCGGCCCCGGCGACCTGCAGGAGTCGAGCGGCTGGCGCATCGTGCGCAGCTTTTTCCTGTTTCACCTGCTGCGCCGTTACCCGGCCTGGGCGGGCTGGCTGCCCGCGCATGCGCCGCGCCTCACGCCTGCGCTGGCACCCGCCGACCCGACGGCGCACATCAGCACCGCGCAGGCAGACGCCGTCCACCGCGCGGACCCGACCACCCCGTGA
- a CDS encoding endonuclease/exonuclease/phosphatase family protein, protein MAAVKADTQAALAAASAESSFLFKVLTVNIHKGFTFFNRKFILPELREAVRTVGADVVFLQEVTGNHLKHADKFDNYPDTPHYEFLADTIWPQFAYGRNAVYTNGHHGNAVLSKFPIVRFENRDVSISGPERRGLLHCELKVPGRSVNVHAVCVHLGLMETHRVQQMEMLCDLVRKDIPPHAPVVVAGDFNDWRLRAHTLLESGADLHEVFVQANGQAARTFPARLPLLRLDRIYVRNAIGHAPVVLPSRPWSHLSDHAPLAAEIEL, encoded by the coding sequence ATGGCGGCGGTAAAGGCTGATACCCAGGCCGCGCTGGCGGCCGCCAGCGCCGAGTCGTCATTTCTGTTCAAGGTGCTCACGGTCAACATCCACAAGGGCTTCACCTTCTTCAATCGCAAGTTCATCCTGCCCGAACTGCGCGAGGCGGTGCGAACCGTCGGCGCCGATGTCGTGTTCCTGCAGGAGGTCACCGGCAACCACCTCAAGCACGCCGACAAGTTCGACAACTACCCCGACACGCCGCACTACGAGTTCCTGGCCGACACGATCTGGCCGCAGTTCGCCTATGGCCGCAACGCGGTCTACACCAACGGCCACCATGGCAACGCCGTGCTGTCCAAATTCCCGATCGTGCGTTTCGAGAACCGCGACGTCTCCATCAGCGGCCCCGAGCGGCGTGGCCTGCTGCATTGCGAGCTGAAGGTCCCCGGCCGCAGCGTGAATGTGCATGCCGTCTGCGTGCACCTCGGGTTGATGGAGACGCACCGCGTCCAGCAAATGGAAATGCTGTGCGACCTCGTGCGCAAGGACATTCCGCCCCACGCGCCCGTGGTCGTGGCTGGCGACTTCAACGACTGGCGGCTGCGCGCGCACACCCTGCTGGAGAGTGGCGCCGACCTGCATGAGGTGTTTGTTCAGGCCAACGGCCAGGCCGCAAGAACCTTCCCCGCGCGCTTGCCCCTGCTGCGGCTGGACCGCATCTATGTGCGCAATGCCATCGGCCACGCGCCGGTCGTCCTGCCCAGCCGGCCCTGGTCGCACCTGTCGGACCACGCGCCCCTGGCGGCGGAGATTGAATTGTAG
- a CDS encoding flavodoxin family protein, whose translation MTDIRKGQAPAVLSRGVFHERFMQSFMDPAFRAEDSAISRVEQIAWEAYQQGRKAPLTRKAGPGYADPDYELSVEWLETRSRLEKAQAAWQDPATRSRVLLVCGSARNDGTCPGEISKTFRMLQWAQETLQQAQLDTDVLDLSLLTSSYQLHIHPCKGCVSTAMPLCHWPCSCYPNHSLGQTGDWMADIYERWTAAHAVIIVTPVYWYQSPSPLKLMMDRLVCADGGNPDPTSTHGKKPAEAKALEMTGWDYPKHLAGRAYGLVVHGDVAGIEGVRRGLSDWLDWMGLIDAGSQARLDRYVGYYEPYATSHASLDADQPVQAEVRNVAGAVANAVKALRAGTLSQPDQGLARPRPK comes from the coding sequence ATGACCGATATCCGCAAAGGCCAGGCGCCAGCCGTTTTGTCGCGCGGCGTGTTTCATGAGCGCTTCATGCAGTCGTTCATGGACCCGGCCTTCCGGGCCGAGGATTCCGCCATTTCCCGCGTGGAGCAGATTGCCTGGGAGGCCTACCAGCAAGGCCGCAAGGCACCGCTGACCCGCAAGGCCGGCCCGGGCTATGCCGACCCCGACTACGAGCTGTCCGTCGAATGGCTGGAAACCAGAAGCCGCCTTGAAAAAGCCCAGGCCGCATGGCAGGACCCCGCGACCCGCTCACGCGTGCTGCTCGTCTGCGGCTCCGCGCGCAACGACGGCACCTGTCCCGGGGAGATCTCCAAGACCTTCCGCATGCTGCAATGGGCGCAAGAAACCCTGCAGCAGGCCCAGCTGGACACCGATGTGCTGGACCTCAGCCTGCTCACCTCCAGCTACCAGCTGCATATTCATCCGTGCAAGGGCTGCGTCTCCACCGCGATGCCGCTGTGCCACTGGCCCTGCAGTTGCTACCCCAACCATTCGCTCGGGCAAACCGGCGACTGGATGGCTGACATCTACGAGCGCTGGACGGCAGCGCATGCCGTCATCATCGTGACGCCGGTCTACTGGTACCAGTCGCCCAGCCCGCTCAAGCTCATGATGGATCGTCTGGTCTGCGCCGACGGCGGCAACCCGGACCCCACCTCCACCCACGGCAAGAAACCGGCCGAGGCCAAGGCGCTGGAAATGACAGGCTGGGACTACCCAAAGCACCTGGCAGGTCGCGCCTACGGCCTGGTGGTGCACGGCGACGTGGCCGGTATTGAAGGCGTGCGGCGCGGCCTGTCAGACTGGCTCGACTGGATGGGCCTGATTGACGCCGGCAGCCAGGCGCGCCTGGATCGCTATGTGGGTTACTACGAGCCCTACGCCACCAGCCACGCGTCGCTGGATGCGGACCAGCCCGTGCAGGCCGAGGTGCGCAATGTAGCCGGCGCCGTCGCCAACGCGGTGAAGGCGCTGCGCGCCGGTACGCTGTCCCAGCCGGACCAGGGCCTGGCGCGTCCGCGTCCCAAATAA
- a CDS encoding recombination-associated protein RdgC: MFKNVMVYRIGPAWSVSLEQLEANLQAMRFVECGLTQEKSVGWVEPRGEANGPLVESVGGQWLLKLMLESKAVPASVINRKAKERVAQIEAATGRKPGKKETRDLKEELKLDLLPMAFTRQGSVQVWIDPEARLLMIDAASQAKADEVLTCLAKSMEGLGAMLLQTTASPVAAMSEWLVSQEPPAGFSVDRECELKAGDESKAVVRYSRHALDIDEVQQHINHGKLPTRLAMTWEGRVSFMLTDTLQIKKLAFVDGVFEDDAAASKADRFDADAAIATGEIRRLIPDLLEALGGELVMGADAPAALAPALAPALAAAEAESPPF, from the coding sequence GTGTTCAAAAACGTGATGGTGTACCGCATCGGGCCCGCGTGGTCGGTTTCTCTGGAGCAGCTCGAAGCAAACCTGCAGGCCATGCGCTTTGTCGAGTGCGGCCTGACGCAGGAAAAATCCGTCGGCTGGGTCGAGCCGCGCGGTGAGGCAAACGGCCCGCTGGTCGAGTCGGTGGGCGGCCAGTGGCTGCTCAAGCTGATGCTGGAAAGCAAGGCCGTGCCGGCCTCGGTCATCAACCGCAAGGCCAAGGAGCGGGTGGCGCAGATTGAAGCTGCCACCGGCCGCAAGCCCGGCAAAAAGGAAACCCGGGATCTCAAGGAAGAGCTCAAGCTGGACCTGCTGCCGATGGCCTTTACCCGGCAGGGCTCGGTGCAGGTGTGGATAGACCCCGAGGCGCGCCTGCTGATGATTGACGCGGCCAGCCAGGCCAAGGCCGACGAGGTGCTGACCTGCCTGGCCAAATCGATGGAGGGCCTGGGTGCCATGCTGCTGCAGACCACGGCTTCGCCGGTGGCCGCCATGTCCGAGTGGCTGGTCAGCCAGGAGCCACCGGCCGGTTTCAGTGTGGACCGCGAATGCGAGCTCAAGGCTGGCGACGAGTCAAAAGCGGTGGTGCGCTATTCGCGGCACGCGCTCGACATCGACGAAGTGCAGCAGCACATCAACCACGGCAAGCTGCCCACGCGGCTGGCCATGACCTGGGAAGGGCGGGTGTCGTTCATGCTGACGGATACGCTGCAGATCAAGAAATTGGCGTTTGTTGACGGCGTGTTTGAAGACGATGCCGCTGCCAGCAAGGCCGACCGGTTTGATGCCGACGCGGCGATTGCCACCGGGGAAATCCGTCGGCTGATTCCCGATTTGCTGGAGGCGCTGGGCGGCGAACTGGTGATGGGGGCTGACGCGCCTGCGGCATTGGCCCCAGCATTGGCCCCAGCGCTGGCTGCGGCCGAGGCAGAGTCGCCGCCCTTTTAA
- the minE gene encoding cell division topological specificity factor MinE, with product MASFLSFLLGEKKQTASVAKERLQIILAHERTGRSHKPDYLPALQRDLIAVIAKYIHINPNDIKLHLERQDNLDVLEVKIELPDAK from the coding sequence ATGGCTTCATTCCTGTCCTTCCTGCTCGGCGAAAAGAAACAAACCGCCAGCGTCGCCAAGGAGCGGCTGCAGATCATCCTGGCGCACGAGCGCACCGGCCGCAGCCACAAGCCCGACTACCTGCCGGCGCTGCAGCGCGACCTGATTGCGGTCATCGCCAAATACATTCACATCAACCCCAACGACATCAAGCTCCACCTGGAGCGCCAGGACAACCTCGATGTGCTGGAAGTGAAGATCGAGCTGCCGGACGCAAAGTAA
- the minC gene encoding septum site-determining protein MinC, producing the protein MTVALQATAPATFEIKSANLPLVALLLKTTDLVALSRELALRFGDIPDFFDQDALLIDLSPLAATARAGSGDIDFPALITLLGDYQLVPITVKGGTPAQMAAALQAGLLPVPDAQLTGGRAAVQTQTHMQTAPTLEHAAPTHPPPPAPLGALVIDKPLRSGQQVYARGRDLVVLAMVNAGAEVIADGHIHVYAPLRGKAMAGARGNTDARIFSLALDAELLSIAGVYRTSEHPLPPGVAGQPTQVRLVPGAEGEGDKLVMTVMGA; encoded by the coding sequence ATGACCGTTGCCCTCCAGGCCACCGCCCCCGCCACCTTTGAAATCAAAAGCGCCAACCTGCCCCTGGTGGCGCTGCTGCTCAAAACCACCGATCTCGTTGCGCTGTCGCGCGAGCTGGCATTGCGGTTCGGCGACATTCCGGATTTCTTTGACCAGGACGCCTTGCTGATCGACCTGTCACCGCTGGCGGCCACAGCACGCGCCGGCAGCGGCGACATCGACTTTCCCGCGCTCATCACGCTGCTGGGCGATTACCAGCTGGTGCCGATTACCGTCAAAGGCGGAACCCCCGCGCAGATGGCGGCCGCGCTGCAGGCCGGCCTGCTGCCGGTGCCCGACGCGCAACTGACGGGCGGCCGAGCCGCGGTGCAGACGCAGACGCACATGCAGACGGCGCCCACACTTGAACACGCCGCCCCTACCCACCCGCCCCCACCCGCCCCGCTCGGTGCGCTGGTGATCGACAAGCCGCTGCGCTCGGGCCAGCAGGTCTATGCGCGTGGCCGCGACCTGGTGGTGCTGGCCATGGTCAATGCCGGTGCTGAAGTCATTGCCGACGGCCACATCCACGTCTATGCACCGCTGCGCGGCAAGGCCATGGCCGGCGCGCGCGGCAACACCGACGCACGCATCTTCTCGCTGGCGCTGGACGCCGAGCTGCTGTCGATTGCCGGGGTCTACCGCACCAGCGAGCACCCACTGCCGCCCGGCGTGGCGGGCCAGCCCACGCAGGTGCGCCTGGTGCCCGGGGCGGAGGGCGAGGGCGACAAGCTGGTCATGACCGTCATGGGCGCCTGA
- the minD gene encoding septum site-determining protein MinD has product MAKIIVVTSGKGGVGKTTTSASFATALALRGHKTAVIDFDVGLRNLDLIMGCERRVVYDLINVIHGEATLNQALIKDKQCHNLYVLAASQTRDKDALTKDGVEKVLKDLATMDFEYIVCDSPAGIETGALLAMHFADEALVVTNPEVSSVRDSDRILGMLSSKTKRAIDGGDPIKEHLLITRYNPSRVDQGQMLSLEDIKDILRIKLIGVIPESESVLQASNQGVPAVHIHGSDVSEAYKDVVDRFLGDKDKPLRFIDAQKPGLLKRWFGGK; this is encoded by the coding sequence ATGGCAAAAATCATTGTGGTCACCTCCGGCAAGGGCGGCGTGGGCAAAACCACCACCAGCGCCAGCTTTGCAACCGCCCTGGCCCTGCGCGGCCACAAAACCGCGGTGATCGACTTCGACGTCGGCCTGCGCAACCTGGACCTCATCATGGGCTGCGAGCGTCGCGTGGTGTACGACCTCATCAACGTCATCCACGGCGAAGCCACGCTCAACCAGGCGCTCATCAAGGACAAGCAGTGCCACAACCTCTACGTGCTGGCCGCCTCGCAGACCCGCGACAAGGACGCGCTGACCAAGGACGGCGTGGAGAAAGTCCTGAAGGACCTGGCCACGATGGACTTTGAATACATCGTCTGCGACTCGCCCGCCGGCATTGAAACCGGCGCGCTGCTGGCCATGCACTTTGCCGACGAGGCGCTGGTCGTGACCAACCCCGAGGTGTCCTCGGTGCGCGACTCCGACCGCATCCTGGGCATGCTCTCGAGCAAGACCAAGCGCGCGATTGACGGCGGCGACCCGATCAAGGAGCACCTGCTCATCACCCGCTACAACCCCAGCCGCGTCGACCAGGGGCAAATGCTGTCGCTCGAAGACATCAAGGACATCCTGCGCATCAAGCTGATCGGCGTGATTCCCGAGTCCGAGTCGGTGCTGCAGGCCTCCAACCAGGGGGTGCCGGCGGTACACATTCACGGCAGCGATGTGTCGGAAGCCTACAAGGACGTGGTCGACCGCTTCCTCGGCGACAAGGACAAGCCGCTGCGCTTCATCGACGCGCAAAAGCCCGGCCTGCTGAAACGCTGGTTTGGAGGAAAGTGA
- a CDS encoding metallophosphoesterase: MNLLPLAAVSALLHGYIGIRLVPGLAAVPPGQFLMMGVLVLSALLMPLGLMARRVARPPLADTLSWVGLLCMGLFSSLLVLTLLRDAGLLVLWLGNLLVPGLLPLAEVRRASAEAVPLLGLGATLLGFLNARRTAAVVRVDVPIKGLPAAWQGFTVAQISDIHVGPTIKQRYLRRIVDKVNALGVDVVAITGDLVDGKVSELAAHVAPLAQLQSRHGTYFVTGNHEYYSGVQPWIDELRRLGLTVLLNEHVVIRQPGSSSEAGDASAALVLAGVTDYSAAHFDPAHRSDPEAALRGAPPAAVRVLLAHQPRSAEAAAKAGFDLQLSGHTHGGQFYPWNLFVRFQQPFTAGLHRLHNLWVYTSRGTGYWGPPKRFGAPSEITWLRLVAG; encoded by the coding sequence ATGAACTTATTGCCGCTGGCTGCCGTATCTGCCCTGCTTCATGGCTACATTGGCATCCGCCTGGTGCCGGGGCTGGCGGCGGTTCCCCCGGGGCAGTTCCTGATGATGGGCGTTCTGGTGCTGTCGGCGCTGTTGATGCCGCTGGGCCTGATGGCCCGACGGGTGGCCAGGCCGCCGTTGGCCGATACGCTGAGCTGGGTGGGCCTGCTCTGCATGGGGCTGTTTTCCTCGTTGCTGGTGCTGACGCTGCTGCGCGATGCGGGTTTGCTGGTGCTGTGGCTGGGCAATCTGCTGGTGCCCGGCCTGCTGCCGCTGGCCGAAGTGCGCAGGGCGTCCGCCGAGGCCGTGCCGCTGCTGGGTCTGGGGGCCACGCTGCTGGGCTTCCTGAACGCCCGGCGCACCGCGGCGGTGGTGCGGGTGGATGTGCCCATCAAGGGCCTGCCCGCCGCATGGCAGGGCTTCACCGTGGCGCAGATCAGCGACATCCATGTGGGTCCGACCATCAAGCAGCGTTATCTGCGCCGCATCGTCGACAAGGTCAATGCGCTGGGTGTGGATGTGGTGGCCATCACGGGCGACCTGGTGGACGGCAAGGTGAGCGAGCTGGCGGCGCACGTCGCGCCGCTGGCCCAGCTGCAGTCGCGCCACGGCACCTACTTTGTGACGGGCAACCACGAGTACTACTCCGGCGTGCAGCCATGGATTGATGAGCTGCGGCGTCTGGGCCTGACCGTGCTGTTGAACGAACATGTGGTGATCCGCCAGCCCGGCTCTTCCAGTGAGGCCGGCGACGCCAGCGCGGCGCTGGTGCTGGCCGGTGTGACCGACTACAGCGCGGCCCACTTTGACCCGGCGCACCGCAGTGACCCCGAGGCCGCGCTGCGGGGCGCGCCGCCGGCCGCCGTGCGCGTGCTGCTGGCCCACCAGCCGCGCAGCGCCGAGGCGGCGGCCAAGGCCGGCTTTGACCTGCAGCTTTCGGGCCACACCCATGGTGGGCAGTTTTACCCGTGGAACCTGTTTGTGCGGTTTCAGCAGCCATTCACGGCGGGGCTGCACAGGCTGCACAACCTGTGGGTCTATACCAGCCGGGGGACGGGGTACTGGGGTCCGCCCAAGCGGTTTGGGGCGCCTTCGGAGATTACGTGGTTGCGGTTGGTGGCGGGTTAA
- a CDS encoding lysylphosphatidylglycerol synthase domain-containing protein, whose protein sequence is MTTSPDAARPAVPAPRRKSRHKFTGKAWWPWLKRGASVVFFALVIGLLVSQARHIEWHQVLTSLQRYPLTAAWGAVLLALTSFALYSTFDLLGRHYTDHTLPAPTVMLVTFISYAFNLNLGSLVGGVAFRFRLYSRLGLPTGVITRIMSLSMLSNWMGYLLLGGLIFSLRPPAVPADWGIDTAHLRLIGFALLAGAAGYLGVCVFSRQRVFWLRGHEIDLPSVRLAGLQLVMGATNWLVMSGIIFILLQHRIEFSAVVSVLLLAAIAGVITHIPGNLGVLEAVFVALLSHQMARHELLAALVAYRVIYYLMPLGIATVAYLIIETRAKKASSPGKQAA, encoded by the coding sequence ATGACCACCAGCCCCGACGCAGCCCGCCCCGCAGTCCCGGCCCCGCGGCGCAAGAGCCGGCATAAATTCACCGGCAAAGCCTGGTGGCCATGGCTCAAGCGCGGCGCCAGCGTGGTGTTCTTTGCACTGGTGATCGGCCTGCTGGTGTCCCAGGCACGCCACATCGAATGGCATCAGGTGCTCACCTCGCTGCAGCGCTATCCACTCACCGCCGCCTGGGGCGCCGTGCTGCTCGCCCTGACGAGTTTCGCGCTCTACAGCACCTTCGACCTGCTCGGGCGGCATTACACCGACCACACCCTGCCTGCGCCCACCGTGATGCTGGTCACCTTCATCAGCTACGCCTTCAACCTCAACCTCGGCTCGCTGGTGGGCGGCGTCGCCTTCCGCTTCCGCCTGTATTCACGCCTGGGCCTGCCCACCGGGGTCATCACCCGCATCATGTCGCTGAGCATGCTCAGCAACTGGATGGGCTATCTGCTGCTGGGCGGCCTGATCTTCAGCCTGCGGCCCCCCGCCGTGCCCGCCGACTGGGGCATAGACACCGCACACCTGCGCCTGATCGGTTTTGCCTTGCTGGCCGGTGCCGCGGGCTACCTGGGCGTGTGCGTGTTTTCGCGCCAACGCGTGTTCTGGCTGCGCGGCCACGAGATTGACCTGCCCTCGGTCAGGCTGGCCGGCCTGCAGCTGGTGATGGGCGCCACCAACTGGCTGGTGATGTCGGGCATTATTTTCATCCTGCTGCAGCACCGCATCGAGTTTTCCGCCGTCGTCAGCGTGCTGCTGCTGGCTGCCATCGCCGGCGTGATCACCCACATACCGGGCAACCTGGGGGTGCTGGAGGCGGTCTTCGTGGCCCTGCTGTCGCACCAGATGGCCCGGCATGAATTGCTGGCTGCGCTGGTGGCATACCGGGTTATTTACTACCTGATGCCGCTGGGCATCGCGACGGTGGCCTACCTCATCATTGAAACCCGAGCCAAAAAGGCCAGCAGTCCGGGCAAGCAGGCCGCGTAG